The nucleotide window AATTTCGTTGGCATGATAGCCTGCAAGGGGCTGTTCAGCCGTACCAGCAAGATATGTATCATCCTGAGTTCGATAAATTTCATCTTCGCCGCCGGGAATATAACCGGCGCCTTCCATGATTGAACGATTTAGAAGAACCGGTGGTAACATCGGAGTGAACTTTTCTTTGGTCAAAATTTCCATCACATACTGAATCAAGGCAAATTCAAGCGCAACTAGTTCATTTTTCAAAAAATAAAATCGGGAACCGGAAATTTTTGCCGCTCTTTCTGTATCAATCAAATCTAATTTATCGCCAAGAGCAACATGGTCAAGTGGCTTAAAATCAAATTTGGTTGGCTCACCCCATTTGCGATTGACCGTATTGTCTTTGTCCGATTCGCCATCGATTACGTCATCTTCCGGAGGGTTTGGGACATCAAGCATAATTTTCTTAAATTCGGCCTCGGCTGCTTCGGCTTCCGGCTTGAGTTTTTTGACTTTATCAGAATAAATACTGGCGTCGTTTACCGCGTCAATCTTCTGTTGGCCATGAAGCTCAGAAATGTCCTTGGATCGGCGCTTGAGCTCAGATTGGGCTGATTCCAGCTCCGATAATACCCGGCGGCGGTTCCTGTCAATCATTATAAGCTCTTCGATGATTTTCGGATTCGCACCTTTGCGCGCAATTTTTTTCTTGATCTCTTCCGGATTCTCCCGGATCAGCTTAATGTCTAACATAATTTCTTCCTATTCTTGGCCTATTAAATTCTTTCGACTTATTTTGATTTCATTATCTTCAATTAGCAGTTTGCCATCATGCAATTTAATCAGTAAGGGAACCACCCCACATTGCCGACACTTTCCCCAACCGCACCCATCACCATTTTCGGCTGACAATTTCTGACAGAGACTGATTTCCCGATTGAAAACTTCATCATTGATAATCCCCGCTTTAAGCCCCGTTTGACAAGTCAATTCATTTTTCACATTTATCCTATTAGCTTAAAGGCTTTGGAAATTTCTTCAACTTCTTTGCGCTCACCGAAAATTAGAACGCCCAAAAATTCAATTTCATTCTCATTTTTCGATGCGGTGATCTCGGAAATTTTTTTATCGTTGGTCGAATCCAGCATTTCGCGAGTAAAAACATATGATAATTGCTTTCTTGCTCTCGCGGTTTCCAAAAGGTCAACCAACTCTTCGCTATTGCCAGCACCCTTAATGACTATGGCGTGTTTAGGATTTAATGGAAGCGATTTTCCGTCTTTTGTCTCAATCGAATTTGTTGTAAAAATCTCTTTACCAACCCTCCCCGCAAATGAAGCTGATAAATGTGCAATCGTGTTCATTTCTTGCCACTCGTTCATGCCTGCATTTTTGTTCAAAACAACAATGGCTAGTTTATTTTCGGTGGATTTAACAAGCTCCGGTCGCATAAATGGGAAAAACAAAACTTCGCGCAATGTTTGAGATGAAGTTAATACGCGCACAAATCGATCGATTCCCATGCCCCAGCCAGCTGCTGGCGGCATACCGTATTCAATAGCTTTCAAGAAATCTTCATCGAGCTCCTGTGCTTCCTCGTCACCTTTTTCCCGAAGTTTCATCTGATCCTCAAATCTTTTGCGCTGGTCAACCGGATCATTGAGCTCCGAAAACGCCTTCAGAAGTTCCAAACCGCCAATAACAAGCTGAAAAGAATCGACGACATCAGGATTTTCTTCATTTCTCTTGGCCAGAGGAATAAGATCGGTCGGGTGATTCGTCACAAATGTTGGCTCAATCAATTTCATCAACCCTTCCTTGAAAGCCTCGTCGGTATTTTTACCCCCTGTCAATTCTTTGAAAGTAATTTTCTTAAATGGTTTTGAAAAATCAATTTTATTGCCATAAATATCAAGCTCAAGCTTGCCATTGTTTATGGATTTTATGACATGGCGGATCAATTCCTCGGTCAGATCCATCAATTTTTCATAATCCGAATAAGCCCAGTAAAATTCTAGGTTTGTAAATTCCGGATTATGCGTGGCATCCACACCTTCGTTTCGAAAACAGCGTGCAAATTCAAATACTTTTTCGAATCCGCCTACCAACAGGCGTTTTAGATATAACTCCGGAGCAATTCGAAGAAAAACATCCCGATCGTACGCATTGTAATGCGTAACAAAAGGCTTCGCTGAAGCACCACCGGCAATCGGCTGAAGCGTTGGAGTATCAACTTCCAAAAAACCCTTTTCAACCAAAAATTCACGAATCGAAGAAATTACTTTTGAACGAATATAAAACTTATCTTTGACATCCTGATTTATCGCAAGATCAAGATATCTCTCGCGGTATCGGGTTTCTGTATCTTTAAGCCCATAAAAACTTTCCGGAAAGGGACGTATTGCCTTGGTTAGAATTTTTGTCTTTTTGACTTCTACTGATAATTCTCCCGCATTGGTTAGAAACAAACTTCCCGAAACTTCAACAATGTCACCAAGATCATACAAGGAAACAAGTTTGAACTCCTCGGAAGACAAATTGTCAGCCTTGAAAACTGCCTGAATTTTTCCGCTTTCATCTGAAATATCGGAAAAAATTAATTTGCCATGTCCGCGCAAGCCGGTAATTCTCCCTGCTACGGAAATTTCTTGATGCGAGGAAAGAAGTTCCTCTTTAATTTCCCTAATTCGTGAATTGTAGTATGATTTTTTTGATTTTTCAGGATAGGCAAGAAAACCGAGATCTTCGATCTTTTTTATTTTTTTGATTCTTTCTGTAATAATTTCACGCTCGGTCGCCCCGATTTCTTTTGCCATGATTGTTCCTGATATGGTTTTAATTTAAAAAATTGTTACTTTGAATCCCTCTTTTATTTTATACCACAATATTGAGTCTGATTAAACAAAAATCTCTCGCAGTGAGAGATTTTTGTTTAATATATTTTTCAAAAAGCCTATTTAATTTCAACTACCTTATATGACCTCTCGCCGGCCGGGGTTTGGACTTTCACACTCTCTCCCACTTTACTACCGATAAGTGCCCGCCCAATGGGTGAATCCGATGAAATCTTTCCGTTTGAAGGATCAGATTCGTCGCTACCGACAATTTCAAAATTAATCTCATTACCATCAGAGGTCAGGGTTACAGCACAACCAACAGCAACCACCCCGTTCTTGTAA belongs to Patescibacteria group bacterium and includes:
- the serS gene encoding serine--tRNA ligase, yielding MLDIKLIRENPEEIKKKIARKGANPKIIEELIMIDRNRRRVLSELESAQSELKRRSKDISELHGQQKIDAVNDASIYSDKVKKLKPEAEAAEAEFKKIMLDVPNPPEDDVIDGESDKDNTVNRKWGEPTKFDFKPLDHVALGDKLDLIDTERAAKISGSRFYFLKNELVALEFALIQYVMEILTKEKFTPMLPPVLLNRSIMEGAGYIPGGEDEIYRTQDDTYLAGTAEQPLAGYHANEIIDSKDLPIRYVGFSTCFRREAGSHGKDVRGILRVHQFDKIEMFSFALPKDSKKEHEYLVSIEEKIMQGLKIPYQIANICAGDLGAPAAKKFDVESWMPGENNYRETHSCSNCTDFQARRLNIRYRDKDGKVEVLHTLNGTALAIGRALIAIMENYQQKDGSIKVPEVLKKYCGFSEIKR
- a CDS encoding amino acid--tRNA ligase-related protein encodes the protein MAKEIGATEREIITERIKKIKKIEDLGFLAYPEKSKKSYYNSRIREIKEELLSSHQEISVAGRITGLRGHGKLIFSDISDESGKIQAVFKADNLSSEEFKLVSLYDLGDIVEVSGSLFLTNAGELSVEVKKTKILTKAIRPFPESFYGLKDTETRYRERYLDLAINQDVKDKFYIRSKVISSIREFLVEKGFLEVDTPTLQPIAGGASAKPFVTHYNAYDRDVFLRIAPELYLKRLLVGGFEKVFEFARCFRNEGVDATHNPEFTNLEFYWAYSDYEKLMDLTEELIRHVIKSINNGKLELDIYGNKIDFSKPFKKITFKELTGGKNTDEAFKEGLMKLIEPTFVTNHPTDLIPLAKRNEENPDVVDSFQLVIGGLELLKAFSELNDPVDQRKRFEDQMKLREKGDEEAQELDEDFLKAIEYGMPPAAGWGMGIDRFVRVLTSSQTLREVLFFPFMRPELVKSTENKLAIVVLNKNAGMNEWQEMNTIAHLSASFAGRVGKEIFTTNSIETKDGKSLPLNPKHAIVIKGAGNSEELVDLLETARARKQLSYVFTREMLDSTNDKKISEITASKNENEIEFLGVLIFGERKEVEEISKAFKLIG